A genomic window from Stigmatopora argus isolate UIUO_Sarg chromosome 13, RoL_Sarg_1.0, whole genome shotgun sequence includes:
- the creg2 gene encoding protein CREG2, protein MKSTTNALALTLLARLLALCAGYTLRSSVSWAVSSKEDADLSEEVAPALLADGGGLWKQAFPAGAEETVGERMKPEAESRAAQGSARLFSYRTEKATVAGGVGPGPPPHQKIARTARYVAHSSDWGSLATISSQDKIKGLPFGNIFSVSDGPMDNSTGVIYFYVTPMDNTVSDLKLNPYASITFSEAEGDFCRQMVYDPEDPRCARLTLTGKMVEVAPEEQAFAKEAVFSRHPVMAQWPAGHKWFFMKLELIQVWLQDWTGGASLIPLEEYFKATPF, encoded by the exons ATGAAGAGCACTACCAATGCCCTCGCGCTTACACTCTTGGCCCGTCTTTTGGCCTTGTGTGCCGGCTACACCCTGCGGAGCTCGGTGTCCTGGGCGGTCTCCTCCAAAGAGGACGCCGACCTGTCGGAGGAGGTCGCCCCGGCCTTGCTGGCGGACGGCGGCGGGCTGTGGAAGCAGGCGTTCCCGGCAGGGGCGGAGGAGACTGTCGGGGAGCGAATGAAGCCCGAGGCCGAGTCCCGGGCGGCGCAGGGCTCCGCTCGTCTCTTTTCTTATCGGACGGAGAAGGCGACTGTGGCGGGGGGCGTCGGTCCTGGTCCTCCTCCGCACCAGAAAATAGCACGGACGGCCAGATACGTCGCTCATAGCAGCGACTGGGGTTCCCTGGCCACCATTTCTAGCCAGGATAAG ATCAAGGGTCTTCCTTTTGGGAACATTTTCTCCGTCAGCGATGGACCCATGGACAACAGCACAGGGGTCATCTACTTTTACGTGACCCCCATGGATAACACGGTGTCCGACCTGAAGCTGAACCCCTACGCTTCCATCACTTTCTCAGAGGCCGAGGGGGATTTCTGCAG GCAAATGGTGTACGATCCAGAAGATCCCAGATGTGCGAGACTCACGCTGACTGGCAAAATGGTGGAGGTGGCCCCAGAAGAGCAGGCCTTTGCAAAAGAGGCCGTGTTTTCCAG GCATCCCGTGATGGCACAGTGGCCTGCGGGGCACAAGTGGTTCTTCATGAAGCTGGAGCTGATCCAAGTGTGGCTACAGGACTGGACCGGAGGAGCTTCACTCATTCCACTGGAGGAATACTTTAAGGCTACTCCATTCTGA
- the cracdla gene encoding uncharacterized protein cracdla, whose amino-acid sequence MCATEARLVRERRAVWTLLSRSDTPRLRGDSQALVAEPLSKTAKTGPVCHTDTEMEAFSVDSQEGAKDPSGWRKSRIRSLRTRQLARSKPPAGDFGAMFSKSVGDIQAGRAPGSRQDLPCPPGTLGSRALSHDSIFWAQLVQTEDDGALGAPSSPENLHGKIKALQVKLERQKMHLGPPPLVPTIRRPNDEGERSEEEEEEEEEEKEEEEDILWPPPRSPAAASSPSHGALSQARSRVSPHPFSPLFKAPASKSVAFAGTKATPSPTFSPSVPSVSATDDPPLDFGSPARFTPSLDTSAARHRLAVKPRNKRASTKRRATRPDAVTEDTNNDPEPPYQALVTEKQDGFQKTSQPQAIPPRAPLNQPLASRLSPVSSEELQAKLQKRAVVASPFPENTLAESDLRASPLDKSPLHSFHRPSAGVASPESSPVRLRDVAPADSPRGVKRPGSRSFHRTDASCRGGEDGPRSGGFAEAAKPARSGRGETAGPRDERGDPQPAERDFAFGKLGPERRSSVLLRERKDADKNVQWPKSVELVPDSGRETMAEVGEDRGKTVLAFKASSVPYWSAEESCGRPSRMLSKKQQEQEQGDGLKRPESWEMFSKNANDAGDLAVADPAPQHHASPPSLCKAREVQSTLLNPPGEPRPSPEVSWVSLAVEKTRSLQQLFARRFPKDRPGPASPTPTETACDEDRGVTEQRPPGGSATPPTTGSPFRSVDAAPQDLQTRSPLRSQTGLQAGLQPATWRLKTGPALVDHQAKETANEKESFSPPAERSFKAGSVGEKAALLEKQAQRWPPLGAKAESRKAQPESETPSQALVEKRDIRPQDRDTWNPAESSSPIRIRDGPLQEKWTRQKRGSSPSPSSSPIMRSTPDSAQPSWMELAKRKSMAWSDKTMD is encoded by the exons ATGTGCGCAACCGAGGCGCGCTTAGTCCGGGAGCGGCGCGCCGTCTGGACTTTGCTTTCCCGATCGGACACACCTCGTCTCCGTGGCGATAGCCAGGCGTTGGTGGCGGAGCCGTTGAGCAAA ACCGCCAAGACCGGACCAGTTTGCCACACCGACACAGAGATGGAAGCCTTCTCCGTGGATAGCCAAGAAGGCGCCAAGGATCCTTCAG GATGGCGCAAGTCCAGAATCAGGTCGCTGAGGACTCGCCAGCTCGCCAGAAGCAAGCCACCCGCCGGAGACTTTGGCGCCATGTTCAGCAAGTCGGTCGGCGATATCCAGGCGGGACGCGCGCCGGGATCTCGCCAAGATTTGCC GTGCCCGCCAGGAACGTTGGGATCTCGAGCGCTCTCCCACGACAGCATCTTCTGGGCCCAACTGGTGCAGACGGAAGACGACGGAGCGCTCGGGGCCCCGTCGTCTCCGGAGAACCTTCACGGCAAAATCAAGGCTTTGCAG GTGAAGCTGGAGCGGCAGAAGATGCACCTGGGGCCGCCTCCTCTCGTTCCAACCATCAGGCGACCGAACGATGAGGGAGAGCgctcggaggaggaggaggaggaagaggaggaggagaaggaggaggaggaggacatcCTTTGGCCGCCTCCCAGGAGCCCGGCGGCTGCTTCTTCTCCAAGCCACGGGGCGCTCAGCCAG GCACGATCCCGAGTGAGCCCACATCCATTCTCCCCCCTTTTCAAAGCTCCGGCTTCCAAATCCGTGGCCTTTGCCGGCACCAAAGCCACGCCGTCCCCCACGTTCAGCCCGTCCGTCCCCTCCGTCTCCGCCACTGACGATCCCCCGCTGGACTTCGGCTCCCCGGCCCGCTTCACCCCTTCCCTGGACACGTCGGCGGCCCGGCACCGCCTGGCCGTCAAGCCCAGGAATAAGAGAGCCAGCACCAAGAGGAGGGCCACTCGA CCGGACGCTGTCACGGAGGACACGAACAACGATCCCGAGCCTCCGTACCAAGCACTCGTCACGGAGAAACAAGACGGATTTCAGAAAACTTCCCAGCCTCAAGCCATCCCGCCAAGGGCCCCCCTAAACCAGCCTTTAGCCAGTAGACTCTCTCCCGTGTCCTCCGAGGAGCTTCAGGCGAAGCTTCAGAAACGCGCCGTCGTCGCGTCTCCGTTCCCAGAAAATACTTTGGCGGAGTCCGACCTCCGGGCGAGCCCCCTCGATAAGAGCCCCCTCCATTCATTCCACCGGCCGTCCGCTGGCGTGGCATCGCCCGAGTCCTCGCCCGTCCGTCTGCGGGACGTCGCCCCGGCAGATAGCCCGAGAGGTGTGAAGAGACCCGGTTCCAGATCCTTCCATCGGACCGATGCGTCCTGCCGGGGCGGAGAAGACGGGCCCCGTTCGGGCGGTTTTGCGGAAGCGGCGAAACCGGCCAGGTCCGGACGCGGCGAGACGGCGGGCCCGAGGGACGAACGCGGAGATCCGCAGCCCGCGGAAAGAGATTTTGCCTTCGGGAAACTCGGACCAGAGCGGAGAAGCTCAGTTCTTCTGAGGGAGAGGAAGGATGCTGACAAAAATGTCCAATGGCCTAAAAGCGTGGAGCTGGTCCCGGACAGCGGGCGGGAGACCATGGCCGAAGTCGGGGAAGACCGTGGGAAGACCGTGCTGGCTTTTAAAGCGAGCAGCGTTCCCTATTGGTCGGCGGAGGAATCTTGCGGGCGTCCGTCCAGGATGCTCTCCAAAAAACAGCAAGAACAAGAACAAGGTGATGGACTGAAAAGACCAGAAAGTTgggaaatgttctccaaaaatGCCAACGATGCCGGAGATTTGGCAGTGGCAG ATCCAGCCCCCCAACACCACGCTAGCCCCCCGTCTCTGTGCAAAGCGAGAGAAGTCCAAAGCACTTTGTTAAATCCACCCGGCGAGCCTCGGCCGTCCCCCGAGGTGTCCTGGGTCAGTCTGGCCGTGGAGAAGACCAGAAGTCTCCAGCAGCTTTTCGCCAGGAGATTTCCCAAAGACCGTCCCGGTCCCGCTTCGCCCACGCCGACGGAGACGGCGTGCGATGAGGATCGAGGGGTGACGGAGCAAAGGCCACCCGGCGGAAGTGCGACTCCGCCGACGACCGGGTCGCCTTTCCGCTCGGTTGACGCGGCCCCTCAGGATTTGCAGACCCGTTCGCCGCTTCGGAGCCAGACGGGTCTCCAGGCGGGTCTCCAACCGGCCACGTGGCGGCTCAAGACCGGCCCGGCCTTGGTGGACCACCAGGCCAAGGAGACGGCGAATGAGAAGGAGAGCTTCTCACCCCCGGCCGAGCGGAGTTTTAAGGCCGGGTCGGTCGGCGAAAAGGCAGCTCTGTTAGAGAAACAGGCCCAACGTTGGCCTCCGCTTGGGGCAAAG GCGGAGTCGAGGAAAGCGCAGCCGGAAAGCGAGACGCCGAGCCAAGCCCTCGTAGAAAAGAGAGACATCAGACCCCAAGACAGAGACACCTGGAACCCCGCAG AGTCTTCGAGCCCCATCCGCATCCGGGACGGGCCTCTCCAGGAGAAATGGACGCGGCAAAAACGGGGGTCCTCGCCGTCGCCTTCCTCGTCCCCCATCATGCGGTCCACGCCCGACAGCGCCCAGCCTTCCTGGATGGAGCTGGCTAAGAGGAAGTCCATGGCGTGGAGCGATAAGACCATGGACTGA
- the mitd1 gene encoding MIT domain-containing protein 1 — translation MTQNHLAGMESSAISVLKRAVELDQSGRFMESLVCYQEGIQLLIDVLKALKDESRRGHYREKIKGYMARAEQIKVHVNKAKEDGKYHEQMKIAEDATGYSYQALFKPYVSDLLQEVWVEDPYIRRTHQLSNFLRFCEMLLKASCKVKTIHLLTSSEADGGQQENALAELKQSLLAHGVTLDVQYSPTIHDREIRFDNGWIIKIGRGLNYFKKPEGRFSIGHWDYDLRQCHETTVDIFHTEHTKTL, via the exons ATGACTCAAAATCACCTGGCAGGTATGGAGTCGTCTGCCATTTCCGTACTCAAGCGGGCGGTGGAGTTGGACCAAAGTGGCCGCTTTATGGAGTCTCTGGTCTGCTACCAAGAGGGCATCCAACTGCTCATAGATGTTttaaaag CTTTGAAAGATGAATCGAGGAGAGGACACTACAGGGAAAAAATCAAGGGCTATATGGCCAGAGCAGAGCAAATTAAAGTTCATGTTAACAAAGCAAAAGAAG ATGGCAAGTACCATGAGCAGATGAAGATCGCAGAGGACGCCACGGGTTACAGCTACCAGGCGCTCTTCAAGCCTTACGTCAGCGACCTTCTTCAAGAGGTCTGGGTGGAAGACCCCTACATACGACGCACCCACCAG TTGTCTAATTTCCTGAGGTTCTGCGAGATGCTCCTCAAAGCATCCTGCAAGGTCAAGACGATTCATCTCCTCACGTCATCAGAa GCAGACGGCGGGCAACAGGAGAACGCGCTGGCCGAGCTGAAGCAGAGCCTGCTCGCTCACGGCGTCACTCTGGACGTTCAATACTCGCCCACCATCCACGACAGGGAGATCAG ATTTGATAACGGCTGGAtcatcaagattggaagaggtCTGAATTACTTTAAGAAACCTGAA GGTCGCTTCTCCATCGGACACTGGGACTACGACCTACGCCAGTGCCACGAGACCACCGTAGATATTTTCCACACGGAACACACCAAAACgctatga
- the mrpl30 gene encoding large ribosomal subunit protein uL30m, with translation MSAFGLKSSSLKGLASLSCRLWFGRGKFTRSRVPPEHFAERSEEHEKYGGDPEQPHKLHIVTRVKSALRRPYWEKDVVKHLGLQKAHVPVIHKNTPSVNARLKFIKHLVRVEPLKTPYGLPAEQDMAESFINSRGELIIRRLLTPLQPKAVES, from the exons ATGTCTGCATTTGGTCTAAAATCGTCATCGCTTAAG GGCCTGGCCTCACTTTCATGTCGTCTTTGGTTTGGACGGGGAAAGTTCACCAGATCAAGAGTTCCACCAGAG CATTTTGCAGAGCGGTCAGAGGAGCACGAGAAATACGGCGGTGATCCCGAGCAGCCTCACAAACTACACATCGTGACGCGGGTCAAAAGCGCCTTGCGACGGCCGTACTGGGAGAAGGACGTGGTCAAGCACCTGGGCCTCCAGAAG GCTCACGTGCCCGTGATCCACAAGAACACCCCCTCGGTCAACGCCAGACTCAAGTTCATCAAACATCTCGTCAG GGTCGAGCCACTGAAGACCCCGTACGGGCTCCCGGCCGAGCAGGACATGGCCGAAAGCTTCATCAACAGCAGAGGAGAGCTGATTATTCGACGCCTGCTCACGCCTCTCCAGCCCAAGGCCGTAGAGTCTTAG
- the txndc9 gene encoding thioredoxin domain-containing protein 9 isoform X1, giving the protein MLIIFSMGREPMTREPYVALLMGACGSSPTCEVETNRATMANNMIDNLQKVLLESAKVVEEQVDAELAKLNETDDDFEKMRERRLQALKKAQKQKQEWLSKGHGEYREIPSEKDFFGEVKDSKKVVCHFYKNTTFRCKIMDKHLGILAKKHVETKFLKLNVEQAPFLTERLRIKFIPTLALLLDGKSSDYVVGFRDLGNTDDFSTEMLEWRLGCADVINYSGNLMEPPTSGQKSHSRLTKVEKKTIRGRGYDTDEDEDD; this is encoded by the exons ATGCTAATTATCTTTAGCAT gggtagggaacctatgactcgggagccatatgtggctcttctgatgggtgcatgtggctcttcgccaacttgtgag GTCGAGACAAATCGTGCTACCATGGCCAACAACATGATCGACAACCTCCAGAAGGTTCTGCTGGAGTCTGCTAAAGTGGTAGAGGAACAGGTGGATGCAGAGTTGGCCAAACTCAACGAAACGGACGATGACTTTGAGAAAATGAGGGAACGGCGACTACAAGCGCTCAAAAAAGCCCAGAAACAGAAGCAG GAGTGGTTGTCCAAAGGACACGGAGAGTACCGAGAAATCCCCAGTGAGAAAGACTTCTTCGGCGAGGTCAAGGACAGCAAAAAAGTTGTCTGCCATTTCTACAAAAACACCACCTTCAG ATGCAAGATAATGGACAAACACTTGGGCATCTTGGCGAAGAAGCACGTGGAGACCAAATTCCTGAAACTCAACGTGGAGCAGGCGCCCTTCTTGACCGAGCGGCTGCGCATCAAATTCATCCCCACCCTGGCGCTGCTCCTCGACGGCAAATCCTCCGACTACGTGGTGGGCTTCCGCGACCTGGGAAACACCGACGACTTTAGCACGGAAATGCTGGAGTGGCGACTGGGCTGCGCCGACGTCATCAACTACAG CGGTAACCTGATGGAGCCACCCACTTCCGGGCAGAAGTCTCATTCCAGGTTAACCAAAGTAGAGAAAAAGACCATCAGAGGGCGAGGCTACGACACGGACGAAGACGAAGACGATTGA
- the txndc9 gene encoding thioredoxin domain-containing protein 9 isoform X2, which produces MANNMIDNLQKVLLESAKVVEEQVDAELAKLNETDDDFEKMRERRLQALKKAQKQKQEWLSKGHGEYREIPSEKDFFGEVKDSKKVVCHFYKNTTFRCKIMDKHLGILAKKHVETKFLKLNVEQAPFLTERLRIKFIPTLALLLDGKSSDYVVGFRDLGNTDDFSTEMLEWRLGCADVINYSGNLMEPPTSGQKSHSRLTKVEKKTIRGRGYDTDEDEDD; this is translated from the exons ATGGCCAACAACATGATCGACAACCTCCAGAAGGTTCTGCTGGAGTCTGCTAAAGTGGTAGAGGAACAGGTGGATGCAGAGTTGGCCAAACTCAACGAAACGGACGATGACTTTGAGAAAATGAGGGAACGGCGACTACAAGCGCTCAAAAAAGCCCAGAAACAGAAGCAG GAGTGGTTGTCCAAAGGACACGGAGAGTACCGAGAAATCCCCAGTGAGAAAGACTTCTTCGGCGAGGTCAAGGACAGCAAAAAAGTTGTCTGCCATTTCTACAAAAACACCACCTTCAG ATGCAAGATAATGGACAAACACTTGGGCATCTTGGCGAAGAAGCACGTGGAGACCAAATTCCTGAAACTCAACGTGGAGCAGGCGCCCTTCTTGACCGAGCGGCTGCGCATCAAATTCATCCCCACCCTGGCGCTGCTCCTCGACGGCAAATCCTCCGACTACGTGGTGGGCTTCCGCGACCTGGGAAACACCGACGACTTTAGCACGGAAATGCTGGAGTGGCGACTGGGCTGCGCCGACGTCATCAACTACAG CGGTAACCTGATGGAGCCACCCACTTCCGGGCAGAAGTCTCATTCCAGGTTAACCAAAGTAGAGAAAAAGACCATCAGAGGGCGAGGCTACGACACGGACGAAGACGAAGACGATTGA